Proteins found in one Alicyclobacillus cycloheptanicus genomic segment:
- the hemQ gene encoding hydrogen peroxide-dependent heme synthase, giving the protein MNEAVATLEGWYVSHDIRTLDWQAWKSTTAVERAKALDELAAVHTAFSNYEVQKSGGYGLYVMAGNKADFMWIQLRPTLEELIAAKHELNRTRFADFTRPAYSYVSVVELSGYLAKPGVDVSQDPYVQGRLKPALPKTQNVCFYPMNKRREGNDNWYMLSMDERREMMRSHGMIGRSYAGRVTQIITGSVGLDDWEWGVTLYADDPVVFKKLVYEMRFDEASARFGEFGPFYVGSRTDVSALGEWLHV; this is encoded by the coding sequence ATGAATGAAGCCGTCGCTACGCTCGAAGGCTGGTACGTATCCCACGACATCAGAACATTGGATTGGCAAGCCTGGAAATCCACAACTGCCGTGGAGCGAGCCAAAGCACTGGACGAACTCGCTGCCGTACATACCGCTTTTTCGAATTATGAAGTCCAGAAATCGGGGGGCTATGGTCTCTATGTCATGGCCGGGAACAAAGCAGACTTCATGTGGATTCAGCTCCGCCCAACGCTTGAAGAACTGATTGCGGCGAAGCATGAATTGAACCGCACCCGCTTTGCGGATTTCACACGACCCGCGTATTCGTATGTGTCTGTGGTGGAACTCAGCGGTTACCTTGCAAAGCCGGGCGTCGACGTGTCGCAGGACCCGTATGTGCAGGGCCGGCTGAAGCCTGCGCTGCCGAAGACACAGAACGTCTGTTTTTACCCAATGAACAAGCGCCGGGAAGGCAATGACAACTGGTACATGCTGTCGATGGATGAGCGGCGGGAAATGATGCGCAGCCACGGCATGATTGGACGTTCGTACGCTGGACGCGTCACGCAAATCATTACGGGGTCTGTCGGACTCGATGATTGGGAGTGGGGCGTAACGCTGTACGCAGACGACCCGGTTGTGTTCAAGAAGCTTGTGTACGAAATGCGATTCGACGAAGCCAGCGCACGGTTCGGCGAGTTTGGACCGTTCTACGTTGGGAGCCGAACGGACGTGTCGGCTTTGGGAGAATGGCTGCACGTTTGA
- a CDS encoding 7-carboxy-7-deazaguanine synthase QueE → MNVAEAQDTARQDAGVPAPEALCAKLPMVEIFQTVEGEGTRAGFVTTFVRVYNCNLRCTWCDTPYSYAPAKPEFTATIAEIVQSVHQLGNSHICLTGGEPLMHRQKSATLLMALAALPEVKDVHVETNGAIDLEPFHRLRLANPDLLPKIRFIVDYKLPGSGEMHRMVTTNFSWLLPQDEIKFVVANEEDFACALSVLQEHYREGQVLFSPVWDTMPPAKLVELMLQHNLKEAKLSLQLHKFIWDPHQRGV, encoded by the coding sequence ATGAATGTTGCCGAGGCACAAGACACGGCACGCCAGGACGCTGGCGTGCCTGCACCGGAGGCGCTTTGCGCGAAGCTTCCGATGGTGGAAATCTTTCAAACCGTGGAGGGAGAAGGCACCCGCGCCGGGTTCGTCACGACGTTTGTCCGCGTCTACAATTGCAATCTGCGCTGCACCTGGTGCGATACACCGTACAGCTACGCGCCCGCTAAACCGGAGTTTACCGCGACCATCGCGGAGATTGTCCAGTCCGTCCATCAATTGGGCAATTCGCACATCTGCCTGACGGGCGGAGAACCGCTGATGCATCGTCAAAAGTCGGCCACGCTCTTGATGGCCCTTGCCGCCCTCCCGGAAGTCAAGGATGTGCACGTGGAAACCAACGGCGCCATTGACCTGGAGCCGTTCCACCGGCTGCGGCTCGCCAATCCGGACCTGCTGCCCAAGATTCGGTTCATCGTGGACTACAAGCTGCCAGGCAGCGGAGAAATGCACAGAATGGTCACCACCAATTTTTCGTGGTTGCTGCCGCAGGATGAAATCAAGTTCGTGGTCGCGAATGAAGAAGACTTCGCCTGCGCACTGTCGGTTTTGCAAGAACACTACCGGGAAGGTCAGGTGCTGTTCAGTCCCGTCTGGGACACGATGCCCCCTGCCAAGCTCGTGGAGCTGATGCTTCAACACAACCTCAAGGAAGCCAAACTCAGTCTGCAGCTGCATAAATTTATTTGGGATCCCCATCAACGCGGCGTCTGA
- the queD gene encoding 6-carboxytetrahydropterin synthase QueD produces MPHHIPTHIQTLHQDIQPNQLRYHRRRVAVSKEFTFDAAHHLHLYPGKCQSLHGHTYRLVITVSGIPDEIGLTIDFEDLKRIYKDVIESRLDHQYLNEVLPPMNTTAENMIVWMWEQLEAALAADEFRQRGVRLEQLELYETPTSRAILTRAWMEHLEGSDTP; encoded by the coding sequence TTGCCACATCATATTCCAACGCATATCCAAACACTTCATCAAGACATTCAACCCAATCAACTGCGTTATCACCGCAGGCGGGTTGCGGTCAGCAAGGAGTTTACCTTCGACGCTGCCCACCACCTGCACCTGTATCCGGGCAAGTGCCAAAGCCTGCACGGGCATACATACCGTTTGGTCATCACCGTCAGCGGGATCCCAGACGAAATCGGCTTGACCATCGACTTCGAGGACCTGAAGCGAATCTACAAAGACGTGATTGAGTCACGGCTGGACCACCAGTACCTCAACGAGGTCCTGCCTCCGATGAATACGACGGCTGAAAATATGATTGTGTGGATGTGGGAACAGTTGGAGGCTGCCCTGGCAGCAGACGAATTCCGTCAGCGCGGCGTCCGGCTTGAACAGCTGGAACTTTACGAAACGCCAACCAGCCGCGCCATCCTGACGCGGGCCTGGATGGAGCACTTGGAAGGAAGCGACACACCATGA